The DNA segment TGTGCAGGGTAGGCATGGTATTGGTTTACCCATACTCGTCCTGCCTGTATGGCTCTTGGCACCTGATAAAGCTGATGGGCATCACGGGTCCAGACCCCTGCACCCAATCCATATAAGGTATCATTGGCAATTTCTATCGCTTCTTCTACTGTTTTGAAGGTGGTTACACAAACTACTGGTCCGAAAATTTCTTCCTGAAAGATGCGCATTTTGTTATGCCCTTTTAAAATGGTGGGCTCAATATAATAGCCGGTCTCCAGGTCGCCTTCGAGTTTGTTGGCCGAGCCACCTGTCAGCACTTCCGCACCTTCTTCTTTACCGATGGCCAGGTAAGAAAGGATTTTCTGGTACTGCTCATTAGAGGTTTGAGCGCCCATCATACTGGTTTTATCCAGCGGATGTGTTATTTTTATTGCTTTAGTCCGTTCAATCACCCGGGCAATAAATTTATCGTAAATGCTTTCCTGAATCAGCAATCTGGAAGGACAGGTACAGATCTCTCCCTGATTTAACGCAAACATGACTGCACCTTCTACGGCTTTATCGAAAAAGGCATCATCTTCATCAGCTACCGATTCAAAGAAGATGTTTGGTGATTTTCCGCCCAGTTCCATCGTCGAAGGAATGATGTTTTCTGCTGCATACTGCATGATCAGACGTCCCGAAGTGGTACTGCCGGTAAAGGCGACTTTAGAAATTCGGGAAGAGGTAGCCAATGGTTTTCCGACCTCTATGCCATATCCGTTAACGATGTTCAATACTCCTGGAGGAAGAATGTCGCCAATAAGTTCCATTAGAATGATAATGGAAACCGGTGTTTGTTCTGCCGGTTTTACAACCGTACAACATCCTGCAGCAAGGGCTGGTGCAATTTTCCAGGTGGCCATCAATAAGGGGAAATTCCATGGAATGATCTGCGCCACCACACCGATCGGCTCATGTAAAGCAATGCTGACCGTATGTTCATCGTGTTCTGAAATAGCGCCTTCATCTCCTCTGATCACCCCTGCAAAATACCTGAAATGGTCTGCCACCAATGGTAGATCCGCGGCCAGTGTTTCCCGGATGGCTTTTCCGTTATCTATCGTTTCTACTGTGGCCAGATATTCTAAATTGTCTTCGATTTTTTGTGCCACCTGAAGTAAGATATTACTCCTGTAGGCAGGCGAACTTTTACTCCATGTTTTGAAAGCTTCATGTGCTGCATCAAGGGCCAGTTCCACATCCTCTTTGCTGGATCTTGCCGCTTTTGTAAACACTTTTCCGTCAATTGGGGAGATGTTGTCAAAATAAACACCCTTTACAGGAGCTACAAATTTGCCTCCAATGAAATTGTCGTATTGTGGTTTAAATGACGGTCTTTTTACTTGATTTTCCATGAATATATCGTCTTTTTAATGATTTATGAAGTATATTTATTTCTACGGGCTCATCCCCGCTTATACAAACCTAGGGCAATGCGTTGCCGGTAGATAGTATAATTGTTTCATTGTATAGCACTAAAAAATCATATTGATATGCAACACAGACTAAATCCATTAGGCCTTAGCCGACCAGAAAGTTTATTAACCCTTGTGGAGAACAGAACGGCTTATACCCTGGAAAGCTGTGAATTGAATGTTTTTGAAACATACAGGGAATCGTACAATGTGCCGCTCAGTTTTAATGATTTTGTGATCACCAGTATGTTGAGGGGGAAAAAGGTGATGCATTTACAGGAGCGGGAGGAGTTTGATTATTATCCCGGGCAAACGGTAATTATTCCTCCTTCTTTAGCGATGAATATTGATTTTCCGGAAGCGACAAATGAGAACCCTACACAATGTATCGCACTGGCGATAGATCAGGAACAGATCAAAAAAACGATCAGTTACCTGAATGAATTTTTTCCAAAAGAAGATCCTTCCAGTAAATGGAGGTTGGATTACGAGAAATACCACTTTCAGAACAATGAGGAGATTGCTGGTTTAATCAATAAGGTGGTGAGGATTTGCGCAGAAAGATCGGGTTCAAAAGATATCCTTGTCGACCTCACCCTGAAAGAGTTGCTGGTTCGCATCATGCAGAGCCAAAACCTGAATACCATGGCCGGAGATAGCGGCAATACCAACCGCAATCCGCTAACCTATGTACTCAACTACATCAAAGCCAACCTCAGCGAAAAAATCAACATCAATAGCCTCACCGATAAAGCTTGTATGAGCAAAGCGAGTTTTTACAGGTTGTTTAAACGGGAGCTTGGCATCAGTCCCAACGACTTTATCCTTTCAGAAAAGATCAGCAGGGCGAAGCAATTGCTGAGCAATCCAAGCGCAAAAGTCGCCGCAGTAAGTTACGAACTTGGATTTAGCGACGCGAACTACTTTATTCGTGCCTTTAAGAAAATGGAAGGCATTACCCCTGGAAATTATCAGCTCCAGTTGATTGACCGCAGCAGTCTGAAAAATTAACCCATCTCATTGGAGTCCATTTCATTTTTTCTGTTCAGAAAAGCAAAACCCCTTTTTCGAAGGGAATATACTGAACAGGGGAAAGTTTAAATCCCCTTCTTAGCTATAATTTGTACGAAAGCAATCAATGAACAAATTGAATGATACACTTTTATGGATGAATATTTAATTTTAAATAAAAAAAATCATTATAAAATTCTCTAAGTTTTTTAATGGATAATTTTTTGAATAGATTTTGAGTGCCTTATTTTTCTGATGTGTATTGGTTTTAGTATTTCCCTTTTCTTATAAATAAGCGCTCCCGTTTATAATTAATGAAATCACTGAAAATTATCGCCTCATGAATCCCAACGACATTGTTTGTAATTCCGTTTATAAGGAACTTTTTAAGATCCGCTCAGAATTTCCCCTCCTTCATCAAAAGGTAAACGGGGCACCATTGATTTATTTCGATAACGCAGCGACCACCCAAAAGCCATTAAAGGTGATCAGCACCATGAATGAATATTATAGCACTTATAATAGCAATATTCACAGAGGGGTCCATCAGCTCAGCCAAAAGGCAACGCTGGCTTATGAAGAATCACGTATTAAAATCGCCCGCTTTATTAATGCAAGGTATGCCCATGAAATTATTTTTAATAAAGGGACTACCGATGGCATTAATATGATGGCCTGTTGTTTCAATAAAAAGTTTCTGAAGAAAGGAGATGTGGTGTTGATTTCGGCCATGGAACACCATGCCAACATTGTCCCATGGCAAATCTTCGGACAGGAGAATGGGGTGGAACTTCGGGTGGTCCCGATCGAGGCTTCGGGAGAATTGAATATGGATGCCTTCAGGTCGATGCTGAATGAAAAAGTGAAATTGGTTTCGATCACCTATGTTTCCAATACGCTTGGGACAATTAATCCGGTAAAAGAAATTATAAAAATGGCACATCTGCAGGACATTCCGGTGTTGTTGGATGCTGCACAGGCGATCGCTCATACGGCTATAGATGTTCAGGAGCTGGACGTTGATTTTATGGTATTCTCTGGCCATAAAATGTATGGCCCTACAGGAATTGGGGTGCTCTATGCAAAAGAAGCCTGGTTGGAGGAAATGCCACCCCATCAGGGAGGAGGAGATATGATTAAGGAAGTTACTTTTGAACGGAGTACTTATAACCGGCTGCCTTATAAGTTTGAGGCCGGGACACCTGCCATCTCTGCTGCCATTGGTTTAGGGGCCGCAGTGGATTATCTGAACGCACTTGGGATGAAGGAGATCGCTGCTTATGAACATGAGCTGACGGATCACCTGATCGGCGCGTTGAAAGAAATTGAAGAACTCAGAATGATCGGGACCGCAAAGCGTCATGCCGGAGCTGCATCTTTTGTGATTTCCGGTCAGCACAATTCGGATATCGGTGAATTGTTAAACCAACAGGGAATTGCCGTTCGCACCGGTCACCATTGCACGCAACCTTTGATGAAAATATTCAATATCAAGGGAACAGTCCGGGCTTCTCTGGCACTTTACAATACCCATGAAGAAATAGATGATTTTATTTCAGGTTTGAAAAACGCCATCAGCATCTTGAAATCATAAACTTTTTTACCTAAAAAAATCAAATATGACTATTAACCAACGACAGGATGAGCTGATCGCCCGGTTCAGCAAGATGGAAAGCTGGCTGGAAAAATATACCTGTATCATTCAGATGGGCAAAGAACTTCCGGCAATGGATGCCGCCTACCGTAAGGACGCAAATTTAATCTGGAGCTGTCAGGCGATGGTATGGGTGCATAGCGAAGAGAAAGATGGCAGGCTCTTTATAACGGCAGACAGCGATGCCTTCATTACCAAAGGATTGATTGCGCTGGTGCTCTATGTGCTTTCCGGACATCGCATCAGGGAAATCGCAGACTCCTCGCTTTATTTTATGGATAAAATTAACCTTAAAGAACACCTCACCCCCAATAAGTCCAATGGAATATTGGCAATGATCAATGGAATACAAACTTTAGCATCGGAGGGAAGGCTGGTGGCGGCGAGCTGCACCATATAGACCAAAACAAAACAATCATCATAAAAAAACCAAAATCCTATTGTATGAACACTGCAACAAAAACAACCTCATTTTCGGGAAATATTCCGATCAATTATGAAGAGCATCTGGGCCCTCTGCTTTTTGAATCCTATGCTATCGACATGGCAGAAAGGGTTCGGAAATTAAACCCTTCAGCGGTACTGGAAATCGCTTGCGGAACGGGAAGGGTAACCAATCACCTCTTGAAGGTATTGCCTGAGCATGCGACCCTGGTTGCCACAGATATCAATCCCGCCATGCTCAGCCTGGCCAAAGAAATGGTAAGAGAAACAGCAGGGATCAAATGGCAAGTGGCAGATTCCATGGCCTTGCCTTTTGGTAATGATGCTTTCGACTGTATCGTTGCACAGTTTGGTGTGATGTTTTATAGCGATAAGGTGAAAGCCCATCACGAAGCTTACCGCGTATTGAAAAACGGAGGCACAATGATCTTCAATAGCTGGAACATGATGTCGGCAAATATCGCCGTTCAAATGGTAAAAGAACTGCTGGATGAGTATTTCCCACAAAACCCACCTAACTTTTATGACATTCCATTTTCATATTTTGATACCGGATTAATCAAGATGGACTTGAGTAAAGGTGGCTTTGCTCATGTAGAGACCACTTTGGTAAAAGTAAACGGCTATAGTCCGAATGCTTATAGTGCGGCAAAAGGATTGTTGGAAGGGACCCCAATATCCGTAGGGATTACAGAACGGAATGCAGAGATTTTACCCGAGCTGGTAGAAGTATTGGCTGAACGCCTGACGACTCATTTTGGCTCAAAAGATCTGAAAGTACCATTGGAAGCCATCGTAACGGTTGCCAGAAAATAATACCATTTCAGGAATATTGACCATGCCCGGACAGGAGATCCGGCATGGTCAGATTCTAAAGTCTTTGGCCATTCACACTAAGTAATTTGCTTTTTCCTATATTCGTTGGGGATAAATAACGAATGGCATTTCAGCACAGGTTTTCTGACCAGGAATTGGTGACTCTTTTAAAAAATGGTAATCAGGCCGCATTTACGGAAATCTACGATCGGTACTGGCGGATCATGTATGGCCATGTGTATAAAATGTTATTGGATGAAGAAGAATCAAAAGATGTCATTCAGGAACTTTTTAGCTCCTTATGGATCAATTCTGACCGGATTCCTGATCAGCTGAACCTTTCCGGCTACCTCTATGTGATGGCGAAAAATAAGGTGCTAAACCTGATCCGGAAGAACAAATTTCAAACTGCTTATCTAAATTCCCTGGCAAAATTCATCAACGAGGCCAGTACGGTAACGATGGATGAATTGAACGAACGAGATCTGGCAGCAGCAATTGAACGGGAAATTCAAAGCCTTCCGCCCCGGATGAAACAGGTGTTTGAATTGAGCAGAAAAGAAAACCTCTCTTACAAAGAGATTGCGGAGCGATTGGGGACTTCAGAAGAAACCGTTAAAAAGCAGGTCCACAATTCGATCAAAGCGATCAAACATCATTTGAAAGCATCGGGAGGAGCAGCGCTCTTAGCCCTTGCCTTTCTTCGCTAATCATTGGTTTAATTTTTTTTTAATACCCGATACCCCCCGGGGATCTTTCATGTGTTTTATTTTTAATGAACGAACAGAAAGCACAGGTATTGATCGATAAATATAACAATGGAACTGCAAGCCCGGAAGAAAGGGCATGGGTAGACCGTTGGTATATTAAAGAAGCTTCCGGAAAACAATTGAAGGAAGATCAGGATTTCGAACACCTGAATCAGGAGATTTGGGTAGGTACCCTTAAAAGGGCCGGGCTTTCAGAAAAGAAGCCACAACCTAAAATCTGGTCCCGGATAGCGGCTGCAGCTGCGGTATTACTCTTCATCGCTGCAGGAACTTATTTCTATAGAACAGCTTACCAGCCTGTTCCCCCACAGAAAACACCATCCTATGTTCAGGATATCCCCGCAGGAGGAAACAAAGCCATCCTCACCTTAGCCAATGGCGAAAAAGTCATCCTGACCGATGTCGGAGAAGGCAAGATTGCAGAGCAGGCGGGAATCAGTATCCGTAAAACGGCAGAGGGGCAATTGATCTATTCAATAGATCCTTCCAATGCTCAAAATGCAAATGCTCCGATTACCTATAATACCATCGAAACTCCGAAAGGAGGTCAGTATCAGATCAATTTACCCGATGGGACCAGAGTTTGGCTAAACTCCTCTTCGGCTCTGAAGTATCCAACCCGGTTTGTCGCCAAAGAAAGAAGGGTAGAACTGAAGGGAGAAGGCTATTTTGAAGTCGCCCGTGATTTAGGAAAACCTTTCCGTGTGATGAGCAATCAACAAGAAGTAGAAGTATTGGGAACGCATTTCAATGTGAATGCTTATCCCGATGAAAATGGCATCAGGACCACTTTATTGGAAGGGAGCGTTAAGGTCAGGGAATCCGGGCATCTTGCTCTACTTAAGCCGGGAGAACAAGCGCTGCTTAGAGGAAACCGCATGACCGTGGATCAGGTGGATACGGAGATGGCCATCGCCTGGAAAGAAGGATATTTTATGTTTAAAAATGCCAGTCTGCAAACGTTGATGCGTCAGATGTCCAGATGGTATGATGTAGAGGTGACCTACGTAGGGGAGATTCCGCCAACCTTATTCTCCGGAAAAGTATATCGGAATACCAGCCTTGCGCAGGCCCTGGAAATCCTCAGCTTTTCGAAAGTTAATTTTAAGATCGAAGGAAAAAAAATGAGCATTCTATCTCCTTCGGCTAAAAAACAATAAATAACAACCAACAAACAACCAAATCTAAACCAAATTTACACATGAAAAGAGCAGTCAGGTCACGGTGATCCACCGTTAAGGGGCGCACAAAAAAAACCGCAGAAGTATTCGAAGTACTTCCACGGTAAGTATTTGAGTCAGCCCGGATTTCTGATGAAATCAGGAATAAAAAAATCAATTGGAAACGAATTCTTGTATTAACCCAAACATTCAAAAGTATGAAAATAAATGCTTTTAACCTAGCTGTGCCCGAAAGATGGCGCCCAAGAAAAATACTTATAGTCATGAAATTAACCACTTTCCTGATGATGATAGGCCTGATGTACGCCAGTGCAAAAGGATATAGCCAAATCAACCTGAACGAACGGAATACCACGCTGGATAAAGTTTTCCAGCTGATAGAAAAACAAACGGATTATGTTTTCTTTATAAAGAACTATGATGCAAGCCGGGTAAATGTTTCGGTAAAGCTGAAAAATGCCTCCATTAATGAGGTTTTAACCCAATGCCTTAAAGACCTGCCTTTAACGTTTAAAGTGATCGGTAAAAATATAGCCATCGTTGAAAAGGAGGTGATAAGCAATCAGTTCAATACCTCTGTTGTGCTTGCGATTGACGTCAAAGGAAGAGTGTTGGATGGGAAAGGACAGCCGCTTCCCGGAGTAAGTGTCATCGTAAAAGGAATAACAGGAAAGGGCACCAGCACCGACGCACAAGGCCGGTTCTCCCTCAGTGCAAATCCTGGAGACTTGCTTTTGTTTAGCTTTATCGGTTTTAAAAAGAGAGAAATAAGGGTAGAGGGACCTGCGCTGCCGGACATTATTATGGAAGAAGAGCCCGCACAGCTGGAATCTGTGGTGGTGGTTGGCTATGGTGCGGTAAAAAAGACCGACCTGACCGGATCAGTATCTTCCATTGGTGCTGAAAAGATCACACAGGTGAAGGGTGTTTCCAATGTGGCGCAAACTTTACAGGGGCAAATGGCTGGTGTCCAGGTGAACCAGGGCTCAGGACAGCCGGGCGAAGGGATGAAAATTTCCATCAGGGGAACCAATTCCATCAGTGGCGATAATTCACCGCTATATGTGATCGATGGGATTTTATCTCAAGGGGTTTCTGCCCAGCTCAATGTGGACGATATCGCGACGATTGATGTGTTGAAGGATGCATCTTCCACCGCAATCTATGGCTCCAGAGGGGCGAATGGGGTCATCATGATCACCACGAAAAGCGGAAAAAGTGGAAAATTGCAGGTGAATTATGATGGATACTATGGTTTTCAAAACCTCAGAAAAAGAAAAGACCTGATTGATGCTTCGGAATACGGGCAGCTCCAGAATGAAGTGGCGGCCAATGATGGCAAACCCTTACCTTATACTGCTGAAGAAATCAAAGGATTGGGGAAAGGTACGGACTGGCAAGCCCTGGTCTATAAAACTGCTCCGGTTCAGAACCATACTTTATCTTTTTCCGGGGGATCTGAAAACACAAAATATTATACTTCTCTGGGGTACTTTGATCAGAATGGAATCATTGAAAATTCAAATTACAGAAGGTTTTCTTCCAGAATCAACCTGGACCAGAAATTAAGTGAGAAATTAAAATTCAATACGAACTTATCGATTGTTCAGGACAGGTATAAACAGGCCAACTATGCCGGTGCAGATTTTGGTGGTGTGCCCTTTCAGACGATGGTCATGCCGCCTACCCAGGGCGTATACGATGCCAATGGAAAATATACCGTCTTTACAGGAGTGAGCTGGGGACAAACAAATCCGGTAGGGGTAGCAAAAGAACAATACAATCCCAGCAATACCCTCAGGATTTTAGGAAGTGCTGCTTTTACTTATGAAGTGATCAAAGACCTGAAGTTAAAAAGCAGTGTGAGTGTTGATGCCAACAATAATAAAATAGATATGTATAATCCACCGAGCATTACTTTTGGACAGCCCGCTGGTAAAGCTTCTAAAAGTTATGGCAACAGCTCTTCTTTTGTAAATGAAAATACATTGAACTATAATAAGGTCTTTGCTGCACATCACTTGGATCTGCTGGCCGGATTTAGTTATCAGTATGATAAAAGAGAAGGACTGAACAGCAATGTGGCCTCAGGATTTGTGACGGATGACTACCTGAATAATAACATTCAGGGAGCCACCAATAAAGCATTGCCGGATACCTACTTTGGAGAAAGAAGCCTGCTTTCTTATCTGGGAAGAATCAATTATGATTACATGGGCAGGTACTTTGCCACCTTTACCGGAAGGTTTGACGGCTCCTCCGTTTTTGGAGAAAACAATAAGTACGCCTTTTTCCCTTCCGCGGCACTGGCCTGGAAAGTGTCGGAAGAAGACTTTTTGAAGCATAACAGCTCGATTTCCAATCTAAAGCTGAGGGCGAGCTATGGTGCTTCCGGAAGCCAGGCGATCGATCCTTATCAAACGCTGGCCAGCGTATCGGCAGTAAACCCTGTCTTTAATAACCAACCGGTATTGGGCTATGAATTGGGTTCATTGTCCAATAGGAACCTGAAATGGGAAACCACGAAAGAACTGGATTTGGGAATCGATGTAGGACTCTTCCAGAATAGAATCCAGCTAACGGCGGATTACTACGATAAAAAAACCAATGATTTGTTATTGAATGTAGACTTACCTCAATCCTCTGGTTTTGGTTCTGTACTTCAAAATCTGGGCTCGGTACAAAACCGTGGTTTTGAATTCCAGCTGAACACCAGAAATATAGAAGGACTGGATTTCAAATGGTCTTCTTCCCTGACCTTTTCTCATAACACCAATAAAGTGACGGATTTGGGCAAGGCAGCTAATGGAAGCCCAATCTTATACAAAGAGGTGAGGGCCGGAGGAAACTGGTTCCCTATGATTCTTGGTCAGCCGATGCATTCCTTCTACGGACAAACGGTAACTGGTGTTTACCAGACCGATGCCGAAGCAGCAGCGAATGGAGAGCCTCAAAAACATGCAGGAGAATACCGGTTTCTGGATCACAATGGTGACGGAAGGGTAGACGATTCAGATAAACATGTGCTGGCGAACATGACGCCTAAATTTACCTTCGGCTTTAATAACAGCTTTAGTTATAAAAATTTCGACCTGAGTTTGCTGTTTGTAGGCTCTTTTGGGAATAAAATTGTCAATGAGTTCAGGAAATATAACCTGACACTGAATGGCCTGTGGACACCAACACAGGAAGCTTTTGATGCCCGCTGGAAAGGACCTGGAACGAGTAATACCGGCGATAAGCCTTCAAGTGCGAGCATGCAGAATACCAGAGATTATGCGAATAGCCTTTGGGTGGAAAATGGTTCCTACCTGAAGTTAAGAGATGTGACCCTGGGATATACCTTCTCTCCGGGAATATTGAAGGCCCTGAACATCGCTTCTATTCGTCTTTATGCGAGTGCCCAGAACTACTTTACCATCACCAACTATTCTGGTTATGATCCGGAGGTTTCCTGGTCTGCGGCCACGGTAAACGGATGGGACAGGGGAAATTATCCTGCTGCAAAATCGATTACCACTGGTGTTAAAGTTAATTTTTAATCATTTAGAAGAACAGATCATGAAACGATATATCACCTATTCCCTGCTTACTTTAATGTTGATGGCCACCGTCATTTCCGGATGTAAAAAGGCATTGGAAGAAGATCCTAAGACATTTATCTCCCCGGAGAATTTTTTTAAGAACCCTGATAGTTATGAACTGGCTGTAGTGGGGATTTATTCAGGCCTGCCCTTATACTCCGGAAACACGGCGATGATGCTGGAGATGTGTACCGATATTTACGGTGCTCCTTCCGCTGCTGCTGAACAGGCATTACCGATGTACCAGAATGCTCCGGCGGCTTTTTATTACAATACCAGAGAAGCCTGGGGAGGCGCGTACTCCATCATCAAAAATGCAAACTTTATCCTGGACGAATTGCCTAAAGGCCCGTTGGAAGAGCTGAAGAAAAAACAACTGATGGCCGAAGCCCGTTTTCTGAGGGCTTATGCTTATTTTTATTTGGTACAGCTGTATGGTGATGTTCCTATGCCTGTGAAGCCGATTACAGATTATGCCAATTTACAAATGCCAAGAACAGCGCAGACAGAGATTTACAAACTCATCCTGGAGGATTTAAATTATGCGGAAGCAAATCTTCCTGAATCGACCACAGCTCAGGGCAGGGTCTATAAATTGGTTTCTACCGCATTATTGGCTAAGGTTTACCTCACAATGGGAGGCAATCCTTTAAAGCAAACCCAATATTTTGCCAATGCAAAAGAGAAAGCAGTAGCGGTAATCAATTCCGGAAAGTTCAAATTGGCAGATGATTTTGCAGGTGTCTTTCATAAAACAGTGTATACTTCTGAGTCGATTTGGGAGCAACTGTATGTGACTGGCCTGGGTGGCAATCCGGTGCATGGGCTTACCCTGACTGCGGCCACCTATAACCCGATCCTTGTTCCTGCGGATTGGTTTATCAATAGTTTTGCCACCGGCGATCAGAG comes from the Pedobacter sp. FW305-3-2-15-E-R2A2 genome and includes:
- a CDS encoding RagB/SusD family nutrient uptake outer membrane protein, which codes for MKRYITYSLLTLMLMATVISGCKKALEEDPKTFISPENFFKNPDSYELAVVGIYSGLPLYSGNTAMMLEMCTDIYGAPSAAAEQALPMYQNAPAAFYYNTREAWGGAYSIIKNANFILDELPKGPLEELKKKQLMAEARFLRAYAYFYLVQLYGDVPMPVKPITDYANLQMPRTAQTEIYKLILEDLNYAEANLPESTTAQGRVYKLVSTALLAKVYLTMGGNPLKQTQYFANAKEKAVAVINSGKFKLADDFAGVFHKTVYTSESIWEQLYVTGLGGNPVHGLTLTAATYNPILVPADWFINSFATGDQRKEWGIVQNYAGPKGTILNPFFQKFADASGVASGTTSSGAIVSYTFPYLRLAEMYLIAAEAENEVNGPGAAYTYINEIRKRARVDKANATNVPDLSGLSQQQFREAAWMERKWELCLEGSTWFDLKRTNTLQNIQNRRGTGLINPIGAYNQTWLIPDKEVVNNNIAQNPVYK